TGATGATACTTGCCTATCACAAGGACAGGGAGAACCTCCACAAAAGGAAGGTTTTGGTCCCTGATACGTCTCATGGCACAAACCCAGCCACTGATGTAGCCTGCTTTATGATAACCAATCCTAACACCTTAGGGATTTTTGAAAGAAGAATAAGAGATATAGCTGAGGCTCTTCACAGAAGGGATGCGCTCCTCTACATGGATGGTGCCAACATGAATGCTTTGGTTGGCTTGACTAAGCCAGGTGATTGGGGTGTGGA
This is a stretch of genomic DNA from Leptospiraceae bacterium. It encodes these proteins:
- a CDS encoding aminomethyl-transferring glycine dehydrogenase subunit GcvPB (acts in conjunction with GvcH to form H-protein-S-aminomethyldihydrolipoyllysine from glycine; forms a heterodimer with subunit 1 to form the P protein), with translation MILAYHKDRENLHKRKVLVPDTSHGTNPATDVACFMITNPNTLGIFERRIRDIAEALHRRDALLYMDGANMNALVGLTKPGDWGVDVMHFNLHKTFSTPHGGGGPGGGAVGVSDKLEPYL